In Lapillicoccus jejuensis, the DNA window GCCGCAGCCGATGCACTGCCCGGTGGCGTCGCGCAGCGCGACGAGGGCCTCGATGCGGGCGTCGAGCGCCGGCCGCCAGGACGCCGTGAGCCGGCCCCAGTCCCGCCGGGTGGGCACCCGGCCCTCCGGCAGGCTCGCCAGGTGCTCCCGGATCTCGGCGAGCGAGAAGCCCACCCGCTGGGCCGCCCGGACGTAGGCCAGCCGCCGCAGCACGTGCCGCGGGAAGCGGCGCTGCCCGCCGGCCGTCCGGGTCGCGGAGACGAGGCCCACCGCCTCGTAGTGCCGCAGCGCGGGCACGGTGAGCCCGGCCCGGCGGGCCACCTCGCCGACCGGCAGCAGGTCGTGGGACTCCACGCGCCCACGCTAGCGGGCTTGATCTCCAGTGCGCTGGAGGTTCTTCGATGGCAGCATGAGGCCGACCCCGACCAGCAGGACGCAGACCGAGACCGTGAGCGACTCCCCGACCGACACCCGACGCGCCCCGGGCCTGCTCGACCGCGCCCACCTGCCCTTCGTCGTCGCCACCCTCGGCCTGGTCACCCTCGGCGCCTTCGAGAACCGCGCCACCGCCACCGTGCTGCCGGTCGCCGCCCGCGAGCTGCACGGCCTCACCCTCTTCGGGGCGGCGACGGCGGCGCCGCTGGCCAGCTACCTCGTCGCGACGACGGTGGCCGGCCTGTGGGCCGACCGCCGCGGCGCGGTCCCCCCGCTGCGCCTGGGCCTGGTGACGTTCGGTCTGGCCCAGGCGGCCACCGGGTTCGCGCCGAGCATGGCCGTCGTCGCGGTCGGCCGGCTCGTCTCGGGGGTCGCCGAGGGGATGCTCGACGTCTCGCTCACCGTCCTCGTCGCCGCCGCCCTGCCCGAGCGGCTGCGCCCACGGATGTTCGCCGCCATCTCGACGGCGTGGATCCTGCCCTCGGTGGTCGGGCCCGGTCTCGCCGGCGCCGTCGCCACCGCGGCCGGCTGGCGCTGGGTGTTCCTGCTCTCGCTGCTCCTGCTCGGGCCCGCGGTCCTCGCGCTGCGCCCGAGCCTGCGCGCGGCCCGCGACCTGCCCGGCCCGCTCGGCGCCGGCGGCGCGGCCGGCCCCGTCGTGCGCGGCGCCGTCGTCGCGGCGCTCGCGCTCACCGCCCTCACCGCGCTGACCCCGCTCGCGGGGCGGCCCGGCGCGACGCCGTACGCCGTCGTGCTGCTCGTCCTCGCCGCGGCCGTCACGCTCGTGGCCGTGCACCCCACCCTGCCCACGGGGACGTTCGCGCTCGCGCCGGGCGTCCCGGCCCTCGTCGCGCAGAGCGCGCTGCTGGCCGCCGCGTTCGGTCTCGCCGGCACGTACATCCCGCTCATGCTGACGACCGTGCGCGACGTCGGCCCCGGGCTGGCGGGGGCCAGCCT includes these proteins:
- a CDS encoding MFS transporter, with product MSDSPTDTRRAPGLLDRAHLPFVVATLGLVTLGAFENRATATVLPVAARELHGLTLFGAATAAPLASYLVATTVAGLWADRRGAVPPLRLGLVTFGLAQAATGFAPSMAVVAVGRLVSGVAEGMLDVSLTVLVAAALPERLRPRMFAAISTAWILPSVVGPGLAGAVATAAGWRWVFLLSLLLLGPAVLALRPSLRAARDLPGPLGAGGAAGPVVRGAVVAALALTALTALTPLAGRPGATPYAVVLLVLAAAVTLVAVHPTLPTGTFALAPGVPALVAQSALLAAAFGLAGTYIPLMLTTVRDVGPGLAGASLSVTGAFWSLGSWLQSLPAAQERTTPVQRVRLGFLLIAVGAVGPLLLAVTGVPLWAGLALWAVAGTGIGICSPTLATTTLALVPEDGRGRVTAARSIASAVGQGVVLGGAGALVAAHADDLGGGDFGLVAAVAVALAAVGALTAGRVRPPG
- the soxR gene encoding redox-sensitive transcriptional activator SoxR; the protein is MESHDLLPVGEVARRAGLTVPALRHYEAVGLVSATRTAGGQRRFPRHVLRRLAYVRAAQRVGFSLAEIREHLASLPEGRVPTRRDWGRLTASWRPALDARIEALVALRDATGQCIGCGCLSTTSCPAWNADDALAAQGPGARRWPSGLT